Proteins encoded within one genomic window of Megalopta genalis isolate 19385.01 chromosome 10, iyMegGena1_principal, whole genome shotgun sequence:
- the LOC117223314 gene encoding uncharacterized protein LOC117223314 isoform X3 — protein sequence MTFSTLKSAVSSEDKFSKMVCVTCIKRLESIHRFAMMAYRTQEKLRLQLYNSIDNTNSVQDVDSDSVKDPQDGTKRVEDRGLLHTILTKGAIEILAEGEPLGPSELMSQEDKCLTPSMEEMEVKVDPMLFLQYGMEQSESETSVTSDTEDKITRIDSLEPLPLTNKTEDIKKEKEDENSDDRAQADDEELVSNAPSKPHECTICSRSFISQIGLQNHLWSHLPKDKRTDGKPILRSQQVYSTNGVLHMNTDNNSSGNFVCPICSKKISTKGNLKVHLETHRPKGKYGCDICGRIFKTQSNLFRHKEYHGGIQFPCNVCGRVYPTNSTLRAHSITHSDLRPHACPLCDKTFKRNQDLKFHINQHTGARPYQCPYCPKAFASSGNCFSHRKRMHPREVHRDRQRAADLMR from the exons ATGACGTTTTCTACATTAAAGTCAGCG GTATCTTCCGAAGATAAGTTTTCAAAAATGGTGTGCGTTACATGCATCAAAAGATTAGAAAGCATTCATCGCTTTGCAATGATGGCATATAGAACCCAAGAGAAATTAAGGTTgcaattatataatagtatagatAATACAAACTCTGTGCAGGATGTGGATTCGGACAGTGTTAAAGACCCACAAGATGGAACGAAAAGAGTGGAAGATCGAGGATTGCTACATACGATACTAACAAAA GGTGCAATAGAAATTTTGGCAGAAGGTGAGCCATTGGGACCATCGGAATTAATGTCGCAAGAAGACAAATGTCTTACTCCAAGTATGGAAGAAATGGAAGTTAAAGTAGATCCAATGTTATTTTTACAATACGGTATGGAACAGTCAGAATCTGAAACCTCGGTGACTTCAGATACAGAAGATAAAATAACAAGAATCGATTCTCTGGAACCATTACCTTTAACGAACAA AACCGAAGATATAAAAAAGGAGAAAGAAGATGAAAACAGTGACGATAGAGCACAAGCAGACGATGAGGAACTCGTTTCTAATGCACCGTCTAAGCCTCATGAATGCACAATATGTTCGCGATCCTTTATATCACAAATTGGTCTACAAAATCATCTATGGTCTCATTTGCCTAAAGATAAGCGAACCGATGGAAAGCCTATCCTTAGATCACAACAAGTGTACTCCACCAACGGCGTGCTTCACATGAATACCGATAATAATTCATCAGGGAACTTTGTTTGTCCAATTTGTAGTAAAAAAATTTCTACCAAAGGCAATCTAAAAGTACATTTAGAAACGCATCGGCCTAAGGGGAAGTACGGTTGTGACATATGTGGTAGAAT CTTTAAGACGCAATCAAATTTATTCAGACACAAGGAGTACCATGGAGGAATACAATTTCCATGCAATGTTTGTGGCAGAGTTTATCCAACGAATTCAACGCTGCGTGCCCACAGTATTACGCACTCGGATCTGAGACCGCACGCGTGTCCTCTGTGCGACAAAACATTTAAAAGAAATCAGGATTTGAAGTTTCATATAAATCAACATACAGGTGCAAGGCCTTACCAATGTCCTTACTGTCCAAAAGCCTTCGCGAGTTCAGGTAATTGTTTTTCACATCGTAAAAGGATGCATCCTCGAGAAGTACATCGAGATAGACAGAGAGCGGCAGATTTAATGAGATGA
- the LOC117223314 gene encoding uncharacterized protein LOC117223314 isoform X1 — protein sequence MGTAGRDFERDREDELHCRICASDIPRNDGVHIFAEDGRRHYLQTKIRKYLYILVSSEDKFSKMVCVTCIKRLESIHRFAMMAYRTQEKLRLQLYNSIDNTNSVQDVDSDSVKDPQDGTKRVEDRGLLHTILTKGAIEILAEGEPLGPSELMSQEDKCLTPSMEEMEVKVDPMLFLQYGMEQSESETSVTSDTEDKITRIDSLEPLPLTNKTEDIKKEKEDENSDDRAQADDEELVSNAPSKPHECTICSRSFISQIGLQNHLWSHLPKDKRTDGKPILRSQQVYSTNGVLHMNTDNNSSGNFVCPICSKKISTKGNLKVHLETHRPKGKYGCDICGRIFKTQSNLFRHKEYHGGIQFPCNVCGRVYPTNSTLRAHSITHSDLRPHACPLCDKTFKRNQDLKFHINQHTGARPYQCPYCPKAFASSGNCFSHRKRMHPREVHRDRQRAADLMR from the exons ATGGGTACGGCGGGTCGCGATTTCGAACGCGATCGGGAGGACGAGCTCCACTGTCGAATTTGTGCTAGTGACATACCAAGAAACGACGGGGTCCACATTTTCGCCGAGGATGGTAGACGGCACTACCTGCAGACCAAAATACGAAAATATCTGTACATCTTG GTATCTTCCGAAGATAAGTTTTCAAAAATGGTGTGCGTTACATGCATCAAAAGATTAGAAAGCATTCATCGCTTTGCAATGATGGCATATAGAACCCAAGAGAAATTAAGGTTgcaattatataatagtatagatAATACAAACTCTGTGCAGGATGTGGATTCGGACAGTGTTAAAGACCCACAAGATGGAACGAAAAGAGTGGAAGATCGAGGATTGCTACATACGATACTAACAAAA GGTGCAATAGAAATTTTGGCAGAAGGTGAGCCATTGGGACCATCGGAATTAATGTCGCAAGAAGACAAATGTCTTACTCCAAGTATGGAAGAAATGGAAGTTAAAGTAGATCCAATGTTATTTTTACAATACGGTATGGAACAGTCAGAATCTGAAACCTCGGTGACTTCAGATACAGAAGATAAAATAACAAGAATCGATTCTCTGGAACCATTACCTTTAACGAACAA AACCGAAGATATAAAAAAGGAGAAAGAAGATGAAAACAGTGACGATAGAGCACAAGCAGACGATGAGGAACTCGTTTCTAATGCACCGTCTAAGCCTCATGAATGCACAATATGTTCGCGATCCTTTATATCACAAATTGGTCTACAAAATCATCTATGGTCTCATTTGCCTAAAGATAAGCGAACCGATGGAAAGCCTATCCTTAGATCACAACAAGTGTACTCCACCAACGGCGTGCTTCACATGAATACCGATAATAATTCATCAGGGAACTTTGTTTGTCCAATTTGTAGTAAAAAAATTTCTACCAAAGGCAATCTAAAAGTACATTTAGAAACGCATCGGCCTAAGGGGAAGTACGGTTGTGACATATGTGGTAGAAT CTTTAAGACGCAATCAAATTTATTCAGACACAAGGAGTACCATGGAGGAATACAATTTCCATGCAATGTTTGTGGCAGAGTTTATCCAACGAATTCAACGCTGCGTGCCCACAGTATTACGCACTCGGATCTGAGACCGCACGCGTGTCCTCTGTGCGACAAAACATTTAAAAGAAATCAGGATTTGAAGTTTCATATAAATCAACATACAGGTGCAAGGCCTTACCAATGTCCTTACTGTCCAAAAGCCTTCGCGAGTTCAGGTAATTGTTTTTCACATCGTAAAAGGATGCATCCTCGAGAAGTACATCGAGATAGACAGAGAGCGGCAGATTTAATGAGATGA
- the LOC117223314 gene encoding uncharacterized protein LOC117223314 isoform X2, whose product MEEFSKGYFLNMVQRYTSSKVSSEDKFSKMVCVTCIKRLESIHRFAMMAYRTQEKLRLQLYNSIDNTNSVQDVDSDSVKDPQDGTKRVEDRGLLHTILTKGAIEILAEGEPLGPSELMSQEDKCLTPSMEEMEVKVDPMLFLQYGMEQSESETSVTSDTEDKITRIDSLEPLPLTNKTEDIKKEKEDENSDDRAQADDEELVSNAPSKPHECTICSRSFISQIGLQNHLWSHLPKDKRTDGKPILRSQQVYSTNGVLHMNTDNNSSGNFVCPICSKKISTKGNLKVHLETHRPKGKYGCDICGRIFKTQSNLFRHKEYHGGIQFPCNVCGRVYPTNSTLRAHSITHSDLRPHACPLCDKTFKRNQDLKFHINQHTGARPYQCPYCPKAFASSGNCFSHRKRMHPREVHRDRQRAADLMR is encoded by the exons ATGGAAGAATTTTCAAAGGGTTATTTTCTGAACATGGTGCAACGATACACTTCAAGCAAA GTATCTTCCGAAGATAAGTTTTCAAAAATGGTGTGCGTTACATGCATCAAAAGATTAGAAAGCATTCATCGCTTTGCAATGATGGCATATAGAACCCAAGAGAAATTAAGGTTgcaattatataatagtatagatAATACAAACTCTGTGCAGGATGTGGATTCGGACAGTGTTAAAGACCCACAAGATGGAACGAAAAGAGTGGAAGATCGAGGATTGCTACATACGATACTAACAAAA GGTGCAATAGAAATTTTGGCAGAAGGTGAGCCATTGGGACCATCGGAATTAATGTCGCAAGAAGACAAATGTCTTACTCCAAGTATGGAAGAAATGGAAGTTAAAGTAGATCCAATGTTATTTTTACAATACGGTATGGAACAGTCAGAATCTGAAACCTCGGTGACTTCAGATACAGAAGATAAAATAACAAGAATCGATTCTCTGGAACCATTACCTTTAACGAACAA AACCGAAGATATAAAAAAGGAGAAAGAAGATGAAAACAGTGACGATAGAGCACAAGCAGACGATGAGGAACTCGTTTCTAATGCACCGTCTAAGCCTCATGAATGCACAATATGTTCGCGATCCTTTATATCACAAATTGGTCTACAAAATCATCTATGGTCTCATTTGCCTAAAGATAAGCGAACCGATGGAAAGCCTATCCTTAGATCACAACAAGTGTACTCCACCAACGGCGTGCTTCACATGAATACCGATAATAATTCATCAGGGAACTTTGTTTGTCCAATTTGTAGTAAAAAAATTTCTACCAAAGGCAATCTAAAAGTACATTTAGAAACGCATCGGCCTAAGGGGAAGTACGGTTGTGACATATGTGGTAGAAT CTTTAAGACGCAATCAAATTTATTCAGACACAAGGAGTACCATGGAGGAATACAATTTCCATGCAATGTTTGTGGCAGAGTTTATCCAACGAATTCAACGCTGCGTGCCCACAGTATTACGCACTCGGATCTGAGACCGCACGCGTGTCCTCTGTGCGACAAAACATTTAAAAGAAATCAGGATTTGAAGTTTCATATAAATCAACATACAGGTGCAAGGCCTTACCAATGTCCTTACTGTCCAAAAGCCTTCGCGAGTTCAGGTAATTGTTTTTCACATCGTAAAAGGATGCATCCTCGAGAAGTACATCGAGATAGACAGAGAGCGGCAGATTTAATGAGATGA
- the LOC117223314 gene encoding uncharacterized protein LOC117223314 isoform X4: MVCVTCIKRLESIHRFAMMAYRTQEKLRLQLYNSIDNTNSVQDVDSDSVKDPQDGTKRVEDRGLLHTILTKGAIEILAEGEPLGPSELMSQEDKCLTPSMEEMEVKVDPMLFLQYGMEQSESETSVTSDTEDKITRIDSLEPLPLTNKTEDIKKEKEDENSDDRAQADDEELVSNAPSKPHECTICSRSFISQIGLQNHLWSHLPKDKRTDGKPILRSQQVYSTNGVLHMNTDNNSSGNFVCPICSKKISTKGNLKVHLETHRPKGKYGCDICGRIFKTQSNLFRHKEYHGGIQFPCNVCGRVYPTNSTLRAHSITHSDLRPHACPLCDKTFKRNQDLKFHINQHTGARPYQCPYCPKAFASSGNCFSHRKRMHPREVHRDRQRAADLMR; this comes from the exons ATGGTGTGCGTTACATGCATCAAAAGATTAGAAAGCATTCATCGCTTTGCAATGATGGCATATAGAACCCAAGAGAAATTAAGGTTgcaattatataatagtatagatAATACAAACTCTGTGCAGGATGTGGATTCGGACAGTGTTAAAGACCCACAAGATGGAACGAAAAGAGTGGAAGATCGAGGATTGCTACATACGATACTAACAAAA GGTGCAATAGAAATTTTGGCAGAAGGTGAGCCATTGGGACCATCGGAATTAATGTCGCAAGAAGACAAATGTCTTACTCCAAGTATGGAAGAAATGGAAGTTAAAGTAGATCCAATGTTATTTTTACAATACGGTATGGAACAGTCAGAATCTGAAACCTCGGTGACTTCAGATACAGAAGATAAAATAACAAGAATCGATTCTCTGGAACCATTACCTTTAACGAACAA AACCGAAGATATAAAAAAGGAGAAAGAAGATGAAAACAGTGACGATAGAGCACAAGCAGACGATGAGGAACTCGTTTCTAATGCACCGTCTAAGCCTCATGAATGCACAATATGTTCGCGATCCTTTATATCACAAATTGGTCTACAAAATCATCTATGGTCTCATTTGCCTAAAGATAAGCGAACCGATGGAAAGCCTATCCTTAGATCACAACAAGTGTACTCCACCAACGGCGTGCTTCACATGAATACCGATAATAATTCATCAGGGAACTTTGTTTGTCCAATTTGTAGTAAAAAAATTTCTACCAAAGGCAATCTAAAAGTACATTTAGAAACGCATCGGCCTAAGGGGAAGTACGGTTGTGACATATGTGGTAGAAT CTTTAAGACGCAATCAAATTTATTCAGACACAAGGAGTACCATGGAGGAATACAATTTCCATGCAATGTTTGTGGCAGAGTTTATCCAACGAATTCAACGCTGCGTGCCCACAGTATTACGCACTCGGATCTGAGACCGCACGCGTGTCCTCTGTGCGACAAAACATTTAAAAGAAATCAGGATTTGAAGTTTCATATAAATCAACATACAGGTGCAAGGCCTTACCAATGTCCTTACTGTCCAAAAGCCTTCGCGAGTTCAGGTAATTGTTTTTCACATCGTAAAAGGATGCATCCTCGAGAAGTACATCGAGATAGACAGAGAGCGGCAGATTTAATGAGATGA
- the Bug22 gene encoding cilia- and flagella-associated protein 20: MFKNTFQSGFLSILYSIGSKPLQIWDKKVRNGHIKRITDNDIQSLVLEILGSNVSTTYITCPADPRKTLGIKLPFLVMIIKNLKKYFTFEVQVIDDKNVRRRFRASNYQSTTRVKPFICTMPMRLDDGWNQIQFNLADFTRRAYGTNYVETLRIQIHANCRIRRVYFSDRLYSEDELPAEFKLFLPIQNKAKC, from the exons ATGTTTAAGAATACATTCCAAAGTGGATTTTTATCAATCTTGTATAGTATCGGTAGCAAACCGTTACAGATTTGGgataagaaagtaagaaatggTCATATAAAGAGAATAACGGATAATGATATACAAAGTTTAGTACTCGAAATATTGGGTAGTAACGTTAGCACAACGTATATCACGTGTCCAGCAGATCCCAGGAAAACTTTGGGCATCAAATTGCCGTTCTTAGTAATGATCATCAAAAATCTGAAAAAGTACTTTACATTTGAAGTTCAG GTAATCGATGATAAGAATGTACGCCGTAGATTTCGAGCTAGCAATTATCAATCTACTACCAGAGTGAAACCCTTTATTTGCACTATGCCGATGAGACTGGACGATGGATGgaatcaaattcaattcaatttagcAGACTTTACTAGACGCGCGTATGGAACAAACTATGTGGAAACATTgagaattcaaatccatgccaattgTAGAATAAGAAGGGTATACTTCTCGGATAGATTATATTCGGAAGACGAATTACCTGCGGAATTTAAATTATTCTTACCTATACAGAATAAAGCAAAGTGTTAA
- the stau gene encoding double-stranded RNA-binding protein Staufen isoform X2 — protein MIRHQHHTMQNQLRDHNRMGGPMRPMQQANMAPLHQPQHPLPHRNPHQQILSMPPHQQHIHHIQHPGPPHGNPRQPMLMGMNAHNTSGTMVSVSLKDQANTVSVTLQNPNVQPPQYPQQNTQQNPPSQQHVPQPQPIEQNKQTTNETNNGESREQSPPTQNHVNVTDPALANMKEKTPMCLLNELARFNKIQHQYRLTNEQGPAHKKRFTVTLKLGQEEYIAEGPSIKKAQHSAATEALNKTWYQRPPPKPTKAMRVAHPEKWFSGSGNLPPTVELNALAMKRGEPTVYTIRQAPPAGLQQYVTHGLGHFPRIFNPRFPTYNRSFHAEPQLYFISLKVGEREFIGRGLTGQAARHDAASKALEQLRQLPLPEVANTCSTGENGTIGDAKDPIAELKSPVSLVHERALKRGLPVSFEVVSEIGKPHIRTFKTQCTIGDKVTFGEGPSKKVSKRHAAEFMLEELNRLPPLPETIQNRPMRVKRKSTTTKKKSRNLIKVYQEPRSESEAAEKVNPISRLVQIQQAKREKEPVYNLIEEKGGPRRREFVMEVTMGQHSAQGMGPNKKLAKRAAAEALLTQLGYSKPQPTKPSIKTGENENTESKPRKVTFLEDEQINETPSHPVGGTIGRQLVPGLLLVDGGQESKLGSGPSVQIVAEELRGQQQQNPATVSPKDQLMYLSQLLEFSVEFNDFPKGAVNKEYLSLVTLSTDPPQVCHGNGPTRNASRNQAALKALRTLSKLGLDNASNPQTKKDKVVE, from the exons ATGATACGTCATCAACATCATACAATGCAAAACCAACTACGAGATCATAATAG AATGGGAGGTCCGATGCGACCTATGCAACAGGCTAACATGGCCCCTTTACACCAGCCTCAGCATCCGTTACCGCATCGGAATCCACATCAACAAATACTGTCCATGCCCCCCCATCAACAACATATTCATCACATACAACATCCTGGTCCACCACATGGAAATCCACGGCAACCAATGTTGATGGGCATGAATGCACACAATACAAGCG GCACCATGGTTAGCGTCAGTTTAAAAGACCAAGCGAACACTGTCTCTGTGACTCTACAAAATCCAAATGTGCAACCACCGCAATATCCGCAGCAAAATACACAACAGAATCCTCCTTCGCAACAACACGTGCCACAACCACAACCCATAGAACAAAATAAACAGACCACAAATGAAACCAATAATGGAGAGTCCAGAGAGCAGAGTCCACCTACCCAAAATCACGTTAACGTGACTGATCCAGCTTTGGCAAACATGAAAGAAAAAACACCAATGTGCTTATTGAATGAGTTAGCACGTTTTAATAAGATTCAGCACCAATATAGGTTGACTAACGAACAAGGACCAGCGCACAAGAAACGATTCACGGTAACCCTGAAACTCGGCCAAGAGGAATACATTGCCGAAGGTCCTAGTATAAAGAAAGCTCAGCATAGTGCTGCTACAGAAGCGTTAAACAAGACCTGGTATCAACGGCCTCCACCAAAACCTACAAAGGCGATGAGAGTAGCACATCCAGAAAAATGGTTCAGTGGTTCTG GGAATTTGCCACCAACCGTCGAGTTAAATGCTTTGGCTATGAAAAGAGGAGAACCCACTGTTTATACCATTAGACAGGCTCCCCCAGCAGGGTTACAGCAATATGTTACGCACGGTCTAGGACACTTTCCCCGCATATTTAATCCACGTTTTCCTACGTATAATCGTAGTTTCCATGCAGAACCTCAATTGTATTTTATATCTTTAAAA GTAGGAGAACGCGAATTCATTGGTAGGGGTCTGACAGGTCAAGCAGCACGTCATGACGCAGCAAGTAAAGCTTTAGAACAGTTGCGTCAATTACCATTACCAGAAGTAGCGAATACTTGTAGCACGGGCGAGAACGGTACTATAGGCGATGCCAAAGACCCCATCGCCGAATTGAAAAGTCCTGTATCGTTGGTTCACGAGAGGGCATTGAAACGTGGTTTACCTGTTAGTTTCGAAGTTGTATCTGAAATCGGTAAGCCTCATATTCGGACATTTAAAACACAATGTACTATCGGAGACAAAGTTACGTTTGGAGAAGGACCCTCAAAGAAG GTATCGAAAAGACATGCAGCCGAGTTTATGCTGGAAGAACTGAATCGTTTGCCTCCGTTGCCCGAAACTATACAAAATCGTCCGATGCGAGTAAAGCGCAAATCGACAACGACAAAGAAAAAATCACGAAATTTAATAAAAGTTTATCAAGAGCCACGATCCGAGTCTGAAGCTGCGGAGAAAGTAAATCCAATCTCACGATTGGTTCAAATTCAGCAAGCTAAACGAGAAAAAGAGCCCGTCTATAATTTAATTGAAGAGAAAGGCGGCCCAAGACGAAGAGAATTCGTCATGGAAGTTACTATGGGTCAGCATTCCGCTCAAGGAATGGGTCCTAATAAAAAGCTAGCTAAACGAGCCGCGGCGGAAGCTCTTTTGACTCAATTAGGATACAGTAAACCACAGCCAACAAAACCATCGATAAAAACAGGAGAAAATGAGAACACTGAATCAAAGCCTAGGAAAGTTACCTTTTTGGAAGATGAACAGATCAATGAAACCCCATCTCATCCAGTTGGAG GAACGATTGGACGTCAGTTAGTACCTGGACTTTTGTTGGTGGACGGAGGTCAAGAATCGAAATTGGGTAGCGGACCTAGTGTACAAATTGTTGCCGAAGAACtgcgaggacaacaacaacaaaacccAGCTACAGTTTCTCCTAAAGATCAATTAATGTATCTGTCTCAATTATTGGAGTTCAGTGTGGAATTCAACGATTTTCCTAAG GGTGCAGTAAATAAAGAATATCTATCACTGGTGACGTTGAGTACAGACCCACCGCAAGTTTGTCATGGCAATGGGCCGACAAGGAACGCGAGCCGTAATCAAGCGGCATTGAAAGCTTTACGCACTTTAAGCAAGCTGGGTCTTGACAATGCATCCAATCCGCAAACAAAAAAAGATAAAG TTGTTGAATGA
- the stau gene encoding double-stranded RNA-binding protein Staufen isoform X1, with amino-acid sequence MIRHQHHTMQNQLRDHNRMGGPMRPMQQANMAPLHQPQHPLPHRNPHQQILSMPPHQQHIHHIQHPGPPHGNPRQPMLMGMNAHNTSGTMVSVSLKDQANTVSVTLQNPNVQPPQYPQQNTQQNPPSQQHVPQPQPIEQNKQTTNETNNGESREQSPPTQNHVNVTDPALANMKEKTPMCLLNELARFNKIQHQYRLTNEQGPAHKKRFTVTLKLGQEEYIAEGPSIKKAQHSAATEALNKTWYQRPPPKPTKAMRVAHPEKWFSGSGNLPPTVELNALAMKRGEPTVYTIRQAPPAGLQQYVTHGLGHFPRIFNPRFPTYNRSFHAEPQLYFISLKVGEREFIGRGLTGQAARHDAASKALEQLRQLPLPEVANTCSTGENGTIGDAKDPIAELKSPVSLVHERALKRGLPVSFEVVSEIGKPHIRTFKTQCTIGDKVTFGEGPSKKVSKRHAAEFMLEELNRLPPLPETIQNRPMRVKRKSTTTKKKSRNLIKVYQEPRSESEAAEKVNPISRLVQIQQAKREKEPVYNLIEEKGGPRRREFVMEVTMGQHSAQGMGPNKKLAKRAAAEALLTQLGYSKPQPTKPSIKTGENENTESKPRKVTFLEDEQINETPSHPVGGTIGRQLVPGLLLVDGGQESKLGSGPSVQIVAEELRGQQQQNPATVSPKDQLMYLSQLLEFSVEFNDFPKGAVNKEYLSLVTLSTDPPQVCHGNGPTRNASRNQAALKALRTLSKLGLDNASNPQTKKDKGASGDGIHISIQVKNNIMDGTIDK; translated from the exons ATGATACGTCATCAACATCATACAATGCAAAACCAACTACGAGATCATAATAG AATGGGAGGTCCGATGCGACCTATGCAACAGGCTAACATGGCCCCTTTACACCAGCCTCAGCATCCGTTACCGCATCGGAATCCACATCAACAAATACTGTCCATGCCCCCCCATCAACAACATATTCATCACATACAACATCCTGGTCCACCACATGGAAATCCACGGCAACCAATGTTGATGGGCATGAATGCACACAATACAAGCG GCACCATGGTTAGCGTCAGTTTAAAAGACCAAGCGAACACTGTCTCTGTGACTCTACAAAATCCAAATGTGCAACCACCGCAATATCCGCAGCAAAATACACAACAGAATCCTCCTTCGCAACAACACGTGCCACAACCACAACCCATAGAACAAAATAAACAGACCACAAATGAAACCAATAATGGAGAGTCCAGAGAGCAGAGTCCACCTACCCAAAATCACGTTAACGTGACTGATCCAGCTTTGGCAAACATGAAAGAAAAAACACCAATGTGCTTATTGAATGAGTTAGCACGTTTTAATAAGATTCAGCACCAATATAGGTTGACTAACGAACAAGGACCAGCGCACAAGAAACGATTCACGGTAACCCTGAAACTCGGCCAAGAGGAATACATTGCCGAAGGTCCTAGTATAAAGAAAGCTCAGCATAGTGCTGCTACAGAAGCGTTAAACAAGACCTGGTATCAACGGCCTCCACCAAAACCTACAAAGGCGATGAGAGTAGCACATCCAGAAAAATGGTTCAGTGGTTCTG GGAATTTGCCACCAACCGTCGAGTTAAATGCTTTGGCTATGAAAAGAGGAGAACCCACTGTTTATACCATTAGACAGGCTCCCCCAGCAGGGTTACAGCAATATGTTACGCACGGTCTAGGACACTTTCCCCGCATATTTAATCCACGTTTTCCTACGTATAATCGTAGTTTCCATGCAGAACCTCAATTGTATTTTATATCTTTAAAA GTAGGAGAACGCGAATTCATTGGTAGGGGTCTGACAGGTCAAGCAGCACGTCATGACGCAGCAAGTAAAGCTTTAGAACAGTTGCGTCAATTACCATTACCAGAAGTAGCGAATACTTGTAGCACGGGCGAGAACGGTACTATAGGCGATGCCAAAGACCCCATCGCCGAATTGAAAAGTCCTGTATCGTTGGTTCACGAGAGGGCATTGAAACGTGGTTTACCTGTTAGTTTCGAAGTTGTATCTGAAATCGGTAAGCCTCATATTCGGACATTTAAAACACAATGTACTATCGGAGACAAAGTTACGTTTGGAGAAGGACCCTCAAAGAAG GTATCGAAAAGACATGCAGCCGAGTTTATGCTGGAAGAACTGAATCGTTTGCCTCCGTTGCCCGAAACTATACAAAATCGTCCGATGCGAGTAAAGCGCAAATCGACAACGACAAAGAAAAAATCACGAAATTTAATAAAAGTTTATCAAGAGCCACGATCCGAGTCTGAAGCTGCGGAGAAAGTAAATCCAATCTCACGATTGGTTCAAATTCAGCAAGCTAAACGAGAAAAAGAGCCCGTCTATAATTTAATTGAAGAGAAAGGCGGCCCAAGACGAAGAGAATTCGTCATGGAAGTTACTATGGGTCAGCATTCCGCTCAAGGAATGGGTCCTAATAAAAAGCTAGCTAAACGAGCCGCGGCGGAAGCTCTTTTGACTCAATTAGGATACAGTAAACCACAGCCAACAAAACCATCGATAAAAACAGGAGAAAATGAGAACACTGAATCAAAGCCTAGGAAAGTTACCTTTTTGGAAGATGAACAGATCAATGAAACCCCATCTCATCCAGTTGGAG GAACGATTGGACGTCAGTTAGTACCTGGACTTTTGTTGGTGGACGGAGGTCAAGAATCGAAATTGGGTAGCGGACCTAGTGTACAAATTGTTGCCGAAGAACtgcgaggacaacaacaacaaaacccAGCTACAGTTTCTCCTAAAGATCAATTAATGTATCTGTCTCAATTATTGGAGTTCAGTGTGGAATTCAACGATTTTCCTAAG GGTGCAGTAAATAAAGAATATCTATCACTGGTGACGTTGAGTACAGACCCACCGCAAGTTTGTCATGGCAATGGGCCGACAAGGAACGCGAGCCGTAATCAAGCGGCATTGAAAGCTTTACGCACTTTAAGCAAGCTGGGTCTTGACAATGCATCCAATCCGCAAACAAAAAAAGATAAAGGTGCGTCCGGGGATGGAATTCATATTAGCATTCAAGTTAAAAACAATATAATGGATGGAACTATCGATAAGTAA